From Klebsiella electrica, the proteins below share one genomic window:
- a CDS encoding transporter substrate-binding domain-containing protein, protein MALGALSAQAQAKIDLRANEQPLPVTVDNAAIARIPPGYRFVEPGTLTVAISALNSPPLALLASDNRTRIGSDPDIARLLAGSLGLKLRLVPTAWEDWPLGITSGRYDVALVNIAVTEQRKEKFDFATYRVDSLAFSVKSTSAIEKISGAADLAGRKVIVGSGTNQERILLGWNEENNAAGRQPALPIYLTDDASGNLYIQSGRADVFFGPQSAAAYKAALSGTTKVVGLGPKKAWVATTTKKGSGLVYALQAALNGAIARGEYQQVLERWGEQGEAVAQSQVNPPGITY, encoded by the coding sequence ATGGCGCTGGGCGCCCTCTCTGCGCAGGCGCAGGCGAAAATTGATCTCCGGGCGAATGAACAGCCGCTGCCGGTAACGGTTGACAACGCGGCGATCGCCAGGATCCCGCCCGGCTATCGTTTTGTCGAGCCCGGTACGCTGACGGTGGCGATTTCTGCGCTTAACTCACCGCCGCTGGCGCTGCTGGCCAGCGACAACCGGACGCGCATCGGTAGCGACCCGGATATTGCCCGTCTGCTGGCGGGCAGTTTAGGGCTGAAGCTCCGGCTGGTGCCGACGGCATGGGAAGACTGGCCGCTGGGGATCACCTCCGGGCGCTATGACGTGGCGCTGGTCAATATTGCCGTCACCGAACAGCGCAAAGAGAAATTCGATTTCGCCACCTATCGCGTCGATTCGCTGGCATTTTCCGTTAAATCCACCAGCGCCATCGAGAAAATCAGCGGCGCGGCGGATCTGGCCGGGCGTAAGGTGATCGTGGGATCCGGCACGAATCAGGAGCGTATTTTGCTGGGCTGGAACGAGGAAAACAACGCGGCGGGGCGGCAACCGGCGTTGCCGATCTATTTGACCGATGACGCCTCCGGCAACCTGTATATCCAGTCAGGACGCGCCGACGTCTTTTTTGGCCCGCAGTCTGCGGCAGCGTATAAAGCGGCGCTGAGCGGGACAACCAAAGTGGTCGGGCTGGGGCCGAAAAAAGCGTGGGTCGCCACCACCACCAAAAAGGGCAGCGGGCTGGTGTATGCGCTGCAGGCGGCGCTCAATGGCGCGATTGCGCGCGGGGAGTACCAGCAGGTGCTGGAGCGCTGGGGCGAACAGGGAGAGGCGGTGGCACAATCGCAGGTGAATCCGCCGGGGATTACCTACTAA
- a CDS encoding amino acid ABC transporter ATP-binding protein produces the protein MPNSRNGHISITGVSKYFGRHTALDDVSLEIPPGTVTVILGPSGSGKSTLLRAINHLERVDEGFIQIDGDYIGYRRQGDKLYELKEREILRQRVNVGYVFQNFNLFPHLTVLENLIEAPIAHRQTSRKEAIANAYELLEVVGLRHKADAWSRHLSGGQQQRIAIARALALKPRVLLFDEPTSALDPELVGEVLDVIKKLARSGTTLVVVTHEIGFAREVADQVVFMVEGKIIEQGSSDAVLNHPQHQRTRQFLSKVLA, from the coding sequence ATGCCCAACTCTCGTAACGGCCATATCTCGATTACCGGCGTCAGCAAGTATTTTGGCCGCCATACAGCGCTGGATGATGTCTCTCTGGAGATCCCTCCCGGCACGGTGACGGTGATCCTCGGGCCGTCCGGTTCGGGGAAATCAACCCTGCTGCGCGCCATAAACCATCTGGAACGGGTAGATGAAGGGTTTATTCAGATTGATGGCGACTACATCGGCTATCGACGTCAGGGCGATAAGCTCTATGAGCTGAAGGAGAGGGAGATTCTGCGTCAGCGCGTTAACGTGGGCTATGTCTTTCAGAACTTCAATCTGTTCCCGCATCTGACGGTGCTGGAAAACCTGATTGAAGCGCCGATTGCCCACCGGCAGACGAGCCGCAAAGAGGCCATCGCCAACGCTTACGAACTCCTGGAAGTGGTGGGGCTGCGCCACAAAGCCGATGCCTGGTCGCGCCATCTCTCCGGCGGCCAGCAGCAGCGTATTGCTATCGCCAGGGCGCTGGCCCTCAAGCCGCGAGTGCTGTTGTTTGATGAACCCACATCGGCGCTGGACCCGGAACTGGTGGGCGAAGTGCTCGATGTGATTAAAAAGCTGGCCCGCTCCGGCACTACGCTGGTGGTGGTGACGCATGAGATTGGTTTTGCCCGCGAAGTGGCCGATCAGGTGGTGTTTATGGTCGAGGGGAAAATTATTGAGCAGGGCAGCAGCGACGCGGTGCTTAATCATCCGCAGCATCAGCGTACGCGGCAATTTTTATCAAAGGTGCTGGCATGA
- a CDS encoding amino acid ABC transporter permease, whose protein sequence is MNRTETIKVVPARYPLRAVGAVAALLVLAVVVQSVAFNPRWEWAVFARWFFAPVILEGLGQTLLLTLLGTVLSVILGGLLALARLSSSWLLSSLAWGYIWLFRSLPLIVVLIILYNFSYLYDTLSLGIPFTGISWGNYQTINVLGQFSTAVVGLTLVQSAYTAEIIRGGFLGVDHGQYEAAAALGLPAWRRTLRIILPQALRTILPAGFNEIISLAKGTAMVYVLAMPELFYTIQMIYNRTQEVIPLLMVGAVWYLAITSVLSLIQYLVERALARSERRSAVNSPRRARADESSRQPQKSQETIHAQLS, encoded by the coding sequence ATGAACAGAACGGAAACGATTAAAGTGGTCCCGGCGCGCTATCCGCTGCGCGCCGTTGGCGCGGTAGCGGCGCTACTGGTGTTGGCGGTCGTCGTGCAGTCGGTGGCCTTTAACCCGCGTTGGGAGTGGGCGGTTTTCGCTCGCTGGTTCTTTGCCCCGGTTATCCTGGAAGGACTGGGACAAACGCTGCTGCTGACGCTGCTGGGTACCGTACTGAGCGTGATACTCGGCGGTCTGCTGGCGCTGGCCAGGCTCTCGTCTTCATGGCTGCTGAGCAGCCTGGCCTGGGGCTATATCTGGCTGTTCCGCTCGCTGCCGCTGATTGTGGTGCTGATCATCCTCTACAACTTCTCCTATCTCTACGACACGCTGTCGCTCGGTATTCCGTTTACCGGGATCAGCTGGGGTAATTATCAGACCATCAACGTGCTGGGGCAGTTTTCCACGGCGGTCGTGGGGCTGACGCTGGTGCAGAGCGCCTATACCGCGGAGATCATTCGCGGCGGCTTCCTCGGCGTCGACCACGGTCAGTATGAGGCTGCCGCTGCGCTGGGGCTGCCGGCGTGGCGGCGTACGCTGCGTATTATTCTGCCTCAGGCGCTGCGCACGATTTTGCCTGCGGGTTTCAATGAAATTATCAGCCTCGCCAAAGGGACCGCGATGGTTTATGTGCTGGCGATGCCCGAGCTGTTTTACACCATCCAGATGATTTACAACCGGACCCAGGAGGTGATCCCGCTGTTGATGGTCGGGGCCGTCTGGTATCTGGCGATCACCAGCGTCCTGTCGCTGATTCAATATCTGGTGGAACGCGCCCTGGCACGCAGCGAACGCCGTTCGGCGGTCAACTCGCCGCGCCGCGCGCGCGCCGATGAATCCTCTCGTCAACCGCAGAAATCGCAGGAGACCATTCATGCCCAACTCTCGTAA
- a CDS encoding GNAT family N-acetyltransferase translates to MSAAFRDISPEAPELQPIIHGLFAEYASRYGDYFSRDAEVELTEWYLPPQGLFIVLERDGEIIATGAYKPKDSRTAEIKRIWTHPALRQQGLAAKVVQELERRAVLAGYSHIYLTTGFRQPEAVRLYLSQGYDAQFDLARNPEEYSQPPFDGRLRFTKALAISILSHSA, encoded by the coding sequence ATGAGCGCAGCATTCCGCGATATCTCACCTGAAGCGCCGGAACTCCAGCCAATTATTCACGGCCTGTTCGCCGAATACGCGTCGCGCTATGGCGACTATTTTTCTCGCGATGCGGAGGTCGAGCTGACCGAGTGGTATCTGCCGCCGCAGGGGCTGTTTATCGTCCTTGAACGTGACGGCGAGATTATCGCCACCGGCGCCTATAAGCCCAAGGATAGCCGCACGGCGGAAATCAAACGTATCTGGACCCATCCGGCCCTGCGCCAGCAGGGGCTGGCGGCGAAGGTGGTCCAGGAACTGGAGCGGCGGGCGGTGCTGGCAGGCTACAGCCATATCTACCTGACGACCGGCTTTCGCCAGCCGGAAGCGGTCAGGCTCTATCTGAGCCAGGGCTACGATGCGCAGTTTGACCTGGCGCGCAACCCGGAGGAGTACAGCCAGCCGCCGTTTGATGGGCGACTGCGCTTCACTAAAGCGCTGGCGATAAGCATTTTAAGCCACAGCGCCTGA
- a CDS encoding amidohydrolase yields the protein MSFEQQLISWRRELHQYPELSLQEVATTARIRDWLESGGLRVLPYELTTGLVVEVGSGEKIIALRADIDALPIAETTGLPYRSQYEGVMHACGHDIHTSVMLGAALLLKEREATLPGRVRILFQPAEENFGGAKTLIRAGALEGVAAIFGMHNEPGLPVGEFATRGGAFYANVDRFVFKVTGKGAHAARPHEGKDAILLASQLVTVLQSVASREVNTLDSVVLSVTRIQGGNTWNVLPESVELEGTLRTHSSEVQQRVKARVSDIAAGFASAFGAQIDVFWYAGPTALVNDSRWATFAGDVAAHSGYRTRHADLHMGGEDFAVYLQHIPGAFVSIGSASEFGLHHPAYNPDDSLIAPAARYFAALAEQALRQI from the coding sequence ATGAGCTTTGAACAACAGCTGATTAGCTGGCGGCGCGAGCTGCATCAATATCCGGAACTCTCGTTGCAGGAGGTGGCGACGACGGCGCGCATTCGCGACTGGCTTGAAAGCGGCGGCCTGCGGGTGCTGCCCTATGAGCTGACAACCGGGCTGGTCGTCGAAGTGGGCAGCGGCGAGAAGATTATCGCCCTGCGCGCGGATATCGATGCGCTGCCGATTGCCGAGACTACCGGCCTGCCGTATCGCTCGCAATACGAAGGGGTGATGCACGCCTGCGGCCATGATATTCACACCAGCGTGATGCTGGGGGCGGCGCTGCTGCTCAAAGAACGCGAAGCGACGCTCCCTGGACGGGTACGGATTCTGTTCCAGCCGGCGGAAGAGAATTTTGGCGGGGCGAAAACCCTGATTCGCGCCGGGGCGCTGGAGGGGGTCGCGGCTATCTTCGGTATGCATAATGAACCCGGCCTGCCGGTGGGCGAGTTTGCTACCCGCGGCGGGGCGTTTTACGCCAACGTCGATCGCTTCGTCTTTAAGGTCACCGGCAAAGGGGCGCATGCCGCCCGGCCGCACGAAGGCAAAGATGCGATTTTGCTGGCCAGTCAACTGGTCACCGTCCTGCAGAGCGTGGCCAGCCGCGAGGTGAATACCCTCGATTCGGTGGTCCTGAGCGTAACGCGGATTCAGGGCGGCAATACCTGGAACGTACTGCCGGAAAGCGTGGAGCTGGAAGGGACCTTGCGTACCCACAGCAGCGAGGTGCAGCAGCGGGTCAAGGCGCGGGTCAGCGACATTGCCGCCGGTTTTGCCAGTGCTTTTGGTGCCCAGATTGATGTGTTCTGGTACGCCGGACCGACGGCGTTGGTCAATGACTCGCGCTGGGCGACATTTGCCGGCGATGTTGCCGCCCACTCCGGCTACCGTACCCGGCATGCGGATCTGCATATGGGCGGCGAGGATTTCGCCGTCTATCTACAGCATATTCCCGGCGCGTTTGTCAGTATCGGCAGCGCCAGCGAATTTGGCCTTCACCACCCGGCCTACAATCCGGACGACAGCTTAATCGCCCCGGCGGCCCGCTATTTTGCGGCGCTGGCTGAGCAGGCTTTACGCCAGATCTGA
- a CDS encoding MsnO8 family LLM class oxidoreductase: protein MSYRISILDKSPLAAGETAAQALTRTLTLAQQAEAWGYHRFWIAEHHNTDQLASPSPEVVIAWILGQTRQIRVGSGGVMLQHYSPYKVAENFNLLASIAPGRVDLGVGKAPGGLPLSTRALQLGVHPAEKGTFADSLAQLDNWLSLTDAEGEESLRATPIPPRRADGFLLGASLESVELAARLDWNFVFAAHLNGDKTLLREVLTRWRALSRRDAIVAIQVIVAEERATALELAQQVEVWGVELENGQRVTVASEAQAAAFARQAGSPPVRIARRDASLLAGTADEVKAQLDALHAAWHIDEFIIDTPVSEGQARLDSLRLLAQAHHGAEVLP from the coding sequence ATGTCTTATCGAATCAGTATCCTGGATAAAAGTCCGCTGGCGGCGGGAGAAACGGCCGCTCAGGCGCTGACGCGTACATTAACGTTGGCGCAACAGGCGGAAGCCTGGGGCTATCATCGCTTCTGGATTGCCGAGCACCACAACACCGATCAATTAGCCAGCCCGTCGCCGGAAGTGGTGATCGCCTGGATCCTCGGCCAGACCCGGCAGATTCGCGTCGGATCCGGCGGCGTCATGCTGCAACACTACAGCCCGTACAAAGTGGCGGAAAACTTCAATCTGCTGGCCTCGATAGCGCCTGGACGTGTCGATCTTGGCGTCGGGAAAGCGCCGGGCGGCCTGCCGCTGTCAACGCGGGCGCTGCAACTGGGGGTTCATCCGGCGGAGAAAGGAACATTTGCCGACAGCCTCGCGCAGCTGGATAACTGGCTGTCGCTCACCGATGCCGAGGGGGAAGAGAGCCTGCGCGCCACGCCAATCCCGCCGCGCCGCGCCGACGGATTTCTGCTCGGCGCCAGCCTGGAGAGCGTTGAGCTCGCCGCCCGGCTGGACTGGAATTTTGTTTTCGCCGCCCATCTTAACGGCGACAAAACGCTGCTGCGCGAGGTGTTAACCCGCTGGCGGGCGCTGAGTCGCCGCGACGCCATCGTCGCGATTCAGGTCATCGTCGCCGAAGAGCGCGCCACGGCGCTTGAGCTGGCGCAACAGGTTGAAGTCTGGGGCGTTGAACTGGAAAACGGCCAGCGGGTGACGGTGGCGAGCGAAGCGCAGGCGGCCGCCTTTGCCCGCCAGGCCGGAAGTCCGCCGGTGCGCATCGCCCGTCGCGATGCCTCGCTGCTGGCGGGAACCGCTGATGAGGTAAAAGCGCAGCTCGACGCCCTGCATGCTGCCTGGCATATTGACGAATTTATCATCGACACGCCGGTCAGCGAAGGGCAGGCGCGCCTCGACTCACTCCGCCTGCTGGCTCAGGCCCATCACGGCGCGGAGGTGTTGCCATGA
- a CDS encoding P-loop NTPase family protein produces the protein MNINVVGTSGVGKSTLARRLAQILSVPCIEMDRLYWRADWQGAPDETFFADVAAAIEAPGWVLDGNYNRSRPVKWRDVDLVVWVDYSFARTLRQAVCRAISRASRGQELWPGTGNCESFRRAFFSRDSIIGWTIKTWKNNRQRYQSDMTDPAYRHIRFVRLRHPRQTEDFIRQLQRQVAAR, from the coding sequence ATGAATATCAACGTAGTGGGTACCAGCGGCGTCGGCAAATCGACGCTGGCGCGACGGCTCGCGCAGATCCTGTCCGTTCCCTGTATTGAGATGGACAGGCTTTACTGGCGCGCGGACTGGCAGGGCGCGCCGGATGAGACGTTCTTCGCCGACGTGGCCGCTGCCATCGAGGCTCCTGGCTGGGTGCTGGACGGCAATTACAACCGCAGTCGCCCGGTGAAGTGGCGCGACGTCGATCTGGTGGTGTGGGTGGATTACAGTTTTGCCCGAACCCTGCGACAGGCCGTCTGTCGGGCCATCTCCCGGGCCAGCCGCGGTCAGGAGCTGTGGCCGGGAACCGGCAACTGTGAAAGCTTCCGTCGCGCCTTCTTCAGCCGCGACTCGATTATCGGCTGGACCATCAAAACCTGGAAGAATAATCGCCAGCGTTATCAGTCTGATATGACTGACCCGGCGTACCGGCACATTCGCTTTGTACGCCTGCGCCATCCGCGGCAAACCGAGGATTTTATCCGCCAGCTACAGCGGCAGGTGGCGGCGCGTTAA
- the ansP gene encoding L-asparagine permease → MNTKQNSTAEHHAARRHWLNSQESGYHKAMGNRQVQMIAIGGAIGTGLFLGAGARLQMAGPALALVYLVCGLFSFFILRALGELVLHRPSSGSFVSYAREFLGEKAAYVAGWMYFVNWAMTGIVDITAVALYMHYWGAFGDVPQWVFALGALAIVGTMNMIGVKWFAEMEFWFALVKVLAIVAFLVVGTIFLGSGKPLDGNATGFHLITDNGGLFPHGLMPALVLVQGVVFAFASIELVGTAAGECKEPQTMVPRAINSVIWRIGLFYVGSVLLLVLLLPWNAYQAGQSPFVTFFSKLGVPYIGSVMNIVVLTAALSSLNSGLYSTGRILRSMSMGGSAPKFMSKMSRHHVPYAGILATLAVYIVGVFLNYLVPSQVFEIVLNVASLGIIASWGFIVVCQMRLRQAIKEGKAADVSFKMPGAPFTSWLTLLFLFSVLVLMAFDYPNGTYTIGSIPLIAVLLVAGWFGVRKRVHAIHSTAPGAQSAKK, encoded by the coding sequence ATGAATACAAAGCAAAACTCGACGGCGGAGCACCATGCCGCCAGACGTCACTGGCTCAATTCTCAGGAATCGGGCTATCACAAAGCGATGGGCAACCGTCAGGTACAGATGATTGCCATCGGCGGCGCCATCGGTACCGGGCTGTTTCTCGGCGCAGGCGCGCGTTTACAGATGGCTGGCCCCGCGCTGGCGCTGGTTTATCTGGTATGCGGCCTGTTCTCATTCTTTATTTTACGCGCACTCGGCGAACTGGTTCTGCATCGGCCTTCCAGCGGCAGTTTCGTCTCCTACGCCCGCGAGTTTTTGGGTGAAAAAGCGGCCTACGTCGCCGGCTGGATGTACTTCGTCAACTGGGCGATGACCGGGATTGTCGATATCACCGCCGTGGCGCTGTATATGCACTACTGGGGCGCCTTTGGCGATGTCCCGCAGTGGGTCTTCGCGCTCGGGGCGCTGGCGATTGTCGGTACCATGAACATGATCGGCGTGAAGTGGTTCGCCGAAATGGAGTTCTGGTTCGCCCTGGTCAAAGTGCTGGCGATTGTCGCCTTCCTGGTGGTGGGGACCATTTTCCTCGGCAGCGGCAAACCGCTGGACGGCAATGCCACCGGCTTCCACCTGATTACCGATAACGGCGGCCTGTTCCCGCACGGACTGATGCCTGCGCTGGTGCTGGTACAGGGGGTGGTGTTTGCCTTTGCCTCCATCGAACTGGTCGGGACCGCAGCCGGTGAGTGTAAAGAGCCGCAGACGATGGTGCCGCGCGCCATCAACAGCGTTATCTGGCGTATCGGCCTGTTCTACGTCGGTTCCGTGCTGCTGCTGGTGCTGCTGCTGCCGTGGAATGCCTATCAGGCCGGACAGAGCCCGTTTGTGACCTTCTTCTCGAAGCTGGGCGTGCCGTATATCGGTAGCGTGATGAATATCGTGGTGCTCACCGCCGCGCTCTCCAGCCTCAACTCGGGTCTGTACTCCACCGGGCGTATTCTGCGTTCGATGTCGATGGGCGGTTCTGCACCGAAGTTTATGTCGAAGATGAGCCGTCATCACGTGCCTTATGCCGGGATTCTGGCTACGCTGGCGGTGTATATCGTCGGGGTGTTCCTGAACTATCTGGTGCCGTCGCAGGTCTTCGAAATCGTCCTCAACGTGGCTTCGCTGGGGATTATTGCATCGTGGGGCTTTATCGTGGTGTGCCAGATGCGCCTGCGTCAAGCCATCAAGGAAGGGAAAGCGGCGGATGTCAGCTTCAAGATGCCGGGTGCACCGTTCACCTCGTGGCTGACCCTGTTGTTCCTGTTCAGCGTGCTGGTGCTGATGGCCTTCGATTACCCGAACGGGACCTATACCATCGGCTCCATTCCGCTGATTGCGGTACTGCTGGTGGCCGGTTGGTTCGGCGTACGTAAGCGCGTTCATGCTATTCATAGTACTGCGCCGGGCGCACAGTCCGCGAAAAAATAA
- a CDS encoding YgdI/YgdR family lipoprotein has product MNKPFMALCAGVMLALLAGCTSNYVMTTKSGQTIVTQGKPRLDKETGMTSYVDESGNHRQINSSDVSQLVEDN; this is encoded by the coding sequence ATGAATAAGCCATTTATGGCTCTGTGCGCTGGCGTGATGCTGGCACTGCTTGCCGGTTGTACTTCAAACTATGTGATGACGACGAAAAGCGGGCAGACCATTGTGACTCAGGGTAAGCCGCGTCTGGATAAAGAGACCGGTATGACCAGCTATGTGGATGAATCCGGCAACCATCGCCAGATTAACAGCAGCGATGTATCGCAACTGGTGGAAGATAACTAA
- the yncE gene encoding 7-bladed beta-propeller protein YncE: MSLRHLSAPRLRRSLLLTSLLLAGSFSAHAAEEMLRKAVGKGAYEMAYSQQENALWVATSQSRSLDKGGIVYRLDPTTLEVTQVIHNDLKPFGATINNATQTLWLGNTTDSTVTAIDAKTGAVKGRLVLDNRQRSETVRPLAPRELAVNEKTNTVYITGLGKESVIWVVDGEKLTLKETITNTGAMATGLAVDADAKRIYTTNADGELLTIDSESNKILSRKKLQDDGKEHFYLNLSLDTAGHRAFITDSKQPEVLVVDLRDGKVLQKIAAPESLAVLFNPTRNEVYVTHRKAGEVSVIDGKSNKVVKTFKTPTHPNSLALSADGKTLYVSVKQESSRQKEATQPDDVIRIAL; encoded by the coding sequence ATGTCATTACGTCATCTGTCCGCGCCGCGTCTGCGCCGTTCACTGTTATTAACCTCTTTACTGCTGGCGGGGAGCTTCAGCGCTCACGCGGCAGAAGAAATGTTGCGCAAGGCGGTCGGTAAGGGCGCGTACGAAATGGCTTACAGCCAGCAGGAAAATGCGCTGTGGGTCGCTACTTCGCAAAGCCGTTCACTGGATAAGGGCGGGATTGTTTATCGTCTTGACCCGACCACGCTGGAGGTGACGCAGGTTATTCATAACGATCTGAAACCGTTCGGCGCGACGATCAATAACGCGACGCAAACGCTGTGGCTGGGTAACACCACTGACAGTACCGTTACCGCCATTGACGCCAAAACCGGCGCGGTGAAAGGCCGCCTGGTGCTCGACAATCGTCAACGCAGCGAAACCGTGCGCCCGCTGGCGCCGCGTGAACTGGCCGTCAATGAAAAAACCAATACGGTCTACATCACCGGGTTGGGTAAAGAGAGCGTCATCTGGGTGGTGGATGGTGAAAAGCTGACGCTGAAAGAGACCATCACCAATACCGGGGCCATGGCGACCGGGCTGGCGGTGGATGCTGATGCGAAGCGTATTTACACCACCAACGCCGACGGTGAACTGCTGACCATCGACAGCGAGAGCAACAAAATTCTGAGCCGCAAGAAGTTGCAGGATGACGGTAAAGAGCACTTCTATCTGAACCTGAGCCTGGATACCGCGGGTCACCGCGCCTTCATTACCGATAGCAAACAGCCGGAAGTGCTGGTTGTTGATCTGCGCGACGGCAAAGTGCTGCAGAAAATCGCGGCGCCGGAATCCCTGGCGGTGCTGTTCAACCCGACGCGCAATGAAGTCTACGTGACGCATCGTAAAGCCGGGGAAGTCAGCGTGATTGATGGTAAAAGCAACAAAGTGGTCAAAACCTTCAAAACGCCAACCCACCCCAACAGCCTCGCGCTCTCCGCCGACGGTAAAACGCTGTACGTCAGCGTGAAGCAAGAATCAAGCCGTCAGAAAGAAGCGACCCAGCCGGATGACGTTATCCGCATTGCGCTGTAA
- the pqqU gene encoding TonB-dependent receptor PqqU, producing the protein MKIHSVRTAALPALLFPLIAVAQTNASDEQTMVVTAAPTAVSELDTPAAVSVVNGDEMRQAAPRVNLSESLGAVPGLQVQNRQNYAQDLQLSIRGFGSRSTFGVRGLRIYVDGIPATMPDGQGQTSNIDIGSIETLDVLRGPFSALYGNSSGGVINVTTQTGSQPPTLEASSYYGSFGSWHYGMKATGAVGDGTHAGDVDYTVSTNRFTTHGYRDHSGARKNLANAKLGVRINEVSKLTLLFNSVDIKANDAGGLSYDEWQNNPRQSPRGDQYNTRKSTKQTQAGLRYERQLSEQDDLSVMMYAGERETTQYQSIPRAPQLNPGHAGGVIDLTRHYQGIDTRWTHRGELLVPVTFTTGLDYENMSERRKGYENFVMSNGAPQYGEEGSLRRNERNLMWNIDPYLQTQWQLTDKLSLDAGVRYSSVWFDSNDYYVTPGNGDDSGDASYHKWLPASSLKYALTDAWNVYLSAGRGFETPTINELSYRSGNQSGLNFGLQPATNDTVEVGSKTRVGNGLFTAALFQTNTDNEIVVDASSGGRTSYKNAGKTRRQGMELGLDQQFGESWRLKAAWTWLDATYRTNVCNDADCNGNRIPGIARNMGYASFGYQPEHGWYAGSDIRYLSDIMANDKNSAKAPSWTVVGLTTGYKWSYGKMDMDLFGRVDNLFDRRYVGSVIVNESNGRYYEPAPGRNYGVGLNLAWRFE; encoded by the coding sequence ATGAAAATCCATTCCGTGCGCACGGCTGCACTACCTGCCCTCCTCTTTCCGCTGATCGCGGTGGCCCAGACTAACGCCAGCGATGAACAAACTATGGTTGTGACCGCCGCCCCGACCGCGGTCTCCGAACTCGATACCCCTGCGGCGGTCAGCGTCGTTAACGGGGATGAGATGCGTCAGGCGGCGCCGCGGGTGAATCTCTCGGAATCGCTGGGCGCCGTACCGGGGCTACAGGTTCAGAACCGCCAGAACTACGCTCAGGATCTGCAATTATCGATTCGCGGCTTCGGTTCTCGCTCCACTTTTGGCGTGCGCGGACTGCGCATTTATGTTGACGGCATTCCGGCCACCATGCCCGATGGCCAGGGACAGACTTCAAATATTGATATTGGCAGCATAGAGACGCTCGATGTCCTGCGCGGACCGTTCTCTGCGCTGTACGGCAACTCCTCCGGCGGCGTCATTAACGTGACGACGCAAACCGGCAGTCAGCCGCCAACCCTCGAAGCCAGCAGCTATTACGGCAGCTTCGGCAGCTGGCACTACGGTATGAAAGCGACCGGTGCCGTCGGCGACGGCACCCACGCCGGAGATGTCGATTACACCGTATCGACCAACCGCTTTACCACCCACGGCTACCGCGATCACAGCGGCGCCCGTAAAAATCTGGCCAACGCCAAACTGGGCGTGCGCATCAATGAGGTCAGTAAGCTGACTCTGCTGTTTAACAGCGTGGATATTAAAGCCAATGACGCCGGCGGCCTGAGCTACGATGAATGGCAGAATAACCCGCGCCAGTCGCCGCGCGGCGATCAGTACAATACCCGTAAGTCGACGAAGCAGACCCAGGCCGGGTTACGTTATGAACGTCAACTGAGCGAACAAGATGACCTGAGCGTGATGATGTACGCCGGCGAGCGTGAAACCACACAATATCAGTCAATCCCGCGCGCGCCGCAGCTCAATCCAGGCCATGCGGGCGGCGTTATCGACCTGACGCGTCATTATCAGGGGATTGATACCCGCTGGACCCACCGCGGCGAGCTGCTGGTGCCGGTCACCTTCACCACCGGTCTCGACTATGAAAACATGAGCGAGCGCCGTAAGGGTTACGAAAACTTTGTTATGAGCAACGGCGCGCCGCAGTATGGCGAAGAGGGCAGCCTGCGGCGTAATGAACGTAATCTGATGTGGAACATCGACCCGTATCTGCAGACCCAGTGGCAGCTGACGGACAAACTCTCCCTTGATGCCGGGGTGCGCTACAGCTCGGTGTGGTTCGACTCCAACGATTATTACGTGACGCCGGGTAACGGCGATGACAGCGGCGATGCCAGCTACCACAAATGGCTGCCCGCCAGCTCGCTGAAATATGCGCTCACCGATGCCTGGAATGTCTATCTTTCCGCCGGTCGCGGCTTTGAAACGCCGACCATTAACGAGCTCTCCTACCGTTCCGGTAACCAGAGCGGCCTGAATTTCGGCCTGCAGCCTGCGACCAATGATACGGTCGAGGTAGGCAGTAAGACGCGGGTTGGCAATGGCCTGTTTACCGCCGCGCTCTTCCAGACCAATACCGATAACGAGATTGTGGTGGATGCCAGCAGCGGCGGGCGTACCAGCTACAAAAACGCCGGTAAAACGCGTCGTCAGGGCATGGAGCTGGGGCTGGATCAGCAGTTCGGCGAAAGCTGGCGACTGAAAGCCGCATGGACCTGGCTGGATGCCACCTACCGGACCAACGTCTGTAACGATGCCGATTGCAACGGTAACCGTATTCCGGGTATCGCGCGCAATATGGGCTACGCGTCGTTCGGCTATCAGCCGGAACACGGCTGGTACGCCGGCAGCGATATTCGCTATCTGAGCGATATCATGGCTAACGATAAGAACAGCGCCAAAGCGCCGTCCTGGACGGTGGTCGGCCTCACCACAGGCTATAAGTGGAGCTACGGCAAGATGGACATGGATCTGTTCGGCCGCGTCGATAACCTCTTCGATCGCCGCTACGTCGGCTCGGTGATTGTCAACGAGTCCAACGGGCGCTACTACGAGCCCGCCCCGGGACGTAACTATGGCGTCGGCCTGAACCTCGCCTGGCGTTTTGAATAA